In the Populus nigra chromosome 2, ddPopNigr1.1, whole genome shotgun sequence genome, AATCTGTACTAAGGTAACCACATTATTTGTAGATGCCATAATTACTGGTGTTGTGAGGGCTGGCACGTTAGACATACCCTTGATCATTGCCTTTACTATCTGTGCAAGAACTGCATGATTAGGGTATGGTGGAGGTGTTGCTACAAGTGCTATAGGTGGGAACTGATTCCTCTATTCATCTCTACCTACCATCTTATATTATGTCATTTCCTTTTGTAATGATGCATCATCATCCTAGAGTCCTAATGACTCTCCCCATCCAGACTGTGTCGGCTCTACTAGCATATAAAAAGCAATATCAACTAGAAGATCACCTTCCCAATCTCAATCCTCATCCACATCCATATTCTAATTCCTCGTCCTCTCTAGAGTCAGATTAGTCTCGGATCCATGCTTAGTATGTACCATCCTGCACAATTCAACTTTTATTAGTTACATGACAAGTGTATTGAATCAAAACCATGCTCTAATGCCAACTGTAGCACCTTCAACTTTTATTATCAGTCACACTTCATCATTTcatcatgtttattttaaaagaggtattttttttattttcataagaaATTCAACAGAGTTTCCCCTATATTATCGATACAGAGTTATGGATAATACTTCAACTTTCCTCATTATCACCATCATGATTACAAAGTTCAACCATTCAATTCTTACGAATATACCAACGTTATATAATCTAACCATACTAACGTAAATTCATAAAAGCTAAGATAAAATAAGTTTATCCCTAATTCaaacttttaataataaattttttggatttaaacattacaaaacaTAAGGATTAATTTaactacaatataaaaaatgagaCTTCAAAATGATACATAACAATTCTtacattgcattttttttcatacatcaAAAGATTTAATATCTTACTAATCAACATGAGGTTGATACGGaacttaaatcaaattaatttttttttaataatttatacaatattttattttgctgcTTTAAAACATATACAAAAACATGGTATCCACATAAATCCACCTTTAAAACTAATTCATATGGTCCTAATGAACCTCCTTGTCAAGTCAAAACTTTCAAGTCATCGATAACCAATGTTATTGACTTAATTTACCGGGCACTAACCCCCAAACACTAATCAATTTATTCTTTCATCCCAAAACTAGGCATTAACCCCATTACTAGGTCACTAACTCCTTCGCTTAAAGCCAAACACTAGTTCTACTATCGAGTATTAGTTCCTCCACCCAAAACCAGGCACTGATTCCACTACTAGGCACTACCAGTTACTAGTTCCTCCACTTTTCTTTTAGGcaaaactttcaaaattatatatataacatttgaAGAAATTACAATGAACTATTGCTTGTGACCTAGACATATCATCCTGTTATTGCTATCCTACTATCGTAGCCACTCTTGTACCATAAAAGATACAACATCATATGAAATTcatctaaaaatcaaattctcatAACTCATTAAACTCCTAAACCAACTATTTCTTAAATTCATATgcctaaaatttttttatttttattaatttccatGTCTTGTTTTATCAATGACATTGACTACccactaattttattaatttttctataattcaTTTGTCCTTATGactaatgaaattaaatttatgtataGTTTTCATCAACTTTATATCATATGATCATAGTACATTACCCATgtagattttaattaattcacaCATGAATACATTTGGACATAATTTACCTATCAAatgaattaaaatctttttcccCTGTTTCTTCTCTATTTGGCCGAAGGCCACTACATATGGTAAGggaatttcattttcaatttattctacTCATGTGTTTCCATGCATTAATTTCTCATATCaatacatttatatataatcttatagtaattttatcaaataatcccatctttcttaattttctttctagaCTGAATGTTCCAAAGGTAAAAAGGAtggatttttctatttaattctttcaattggAAAGTTAACCAATCATTTCTCATGCCAACAAACATTTCCTCATCATCAAACAACACAATAACCAACCAATTTTTACAAATTCAATTTCCACTTAACCCTAATACATTCAATAAGTTACATAACTCATTATAATTTAAACTAATTATTTAGGTTTAGTTTATTACCTCAAATGGCTCTTTAAACAAGAGACAATGTAaggaaaaatcaagtttttctttacttttatttccttctctttACTTCTCCAGGACCCTAGCTTTTCAagctttgaatatttgctaaAGTGTTTAAAATTCACTTATTAACCCTTATACCCTTTTCCATAAGTCTTAATCTCTAGATATTTAGAATTTcaagagaaaaatcaaaatctctccccctttttcttgtttgatgtTTGACAATTTTGACTTCCTTTAAAAGCCAAGTTGCTATTTATACCCCTTCATctttcattatttacaacattaCCCTAAGGCCttgtttgatgtgttttttttataacggGTATCCTATCTCGTCTCAGTATTAAATATGTTATCATGATTAAAAGTTTCCAACTTTTAATACCTCatcctaatttaattaatattttttttattctatacatatatattttttattttttattctgaaaaTCTCAAAAATCATAGCTAAGGGTATACAATTTATCAACAATCAAAATACCATCCTAGTATGGTATTATGGTAATTTTGTCTTTCTTCatgaaatccaattaaaaaataacatcaaaattgtCTAACATCACTACCAACAAATTATGCTtccctttctatttttcaagaCTAACGACATGTTGTAAGCCATCCATATTATCTTTTGAGCCTTGGCATTCACTGCTTTCATTGTGGTTTGGCTATTACTCAGCCACAACCCAAGCTACATCACCAATCTATCGGCAATAAAAGTGTTCATAACACTAGAATCCAACATGATAGTTATATCTTGGTCATTAACTCTAATCTTCGTATACATTAGAGTCTTCACTGCACCCAACTTCCACTGCCTCAATGCATCAATATGTTCCAGTTGTTCACCCATATCAATCTTAGACACACTAAAGTAATACTCCATAtcctaccaaaaaaaaaatctccaattCTTTAGAACTTCAAGACCCAATGaacggttttggttttatagttTTGGTTTAGACTTGTCATCACctattaagatgtttttttcacttccctttttgaaacaaaaacttTGTTCTTAGTAGCCTGTAACTTTTAGGCTCTTTTTGCTGCAAGTTCAACATACTGCCCAGGGTTAAAAGTTTTGTCAGAATCTCAATTTTGACTCTCACTTGTGTTTTTACCTATAATCTAAGTGTTTTACATCcctaaaaaactttttttaatctcttgtttattatAGACAAGCAAAAAAACACGGGTAAggattgaaatatatttttttttttatgatttggatttgaaagaaaaaataagaaaaaaataagaaaaataaaaataaaaattgattttttattagctATTTAATAGTAAAGAgtaatattgaaattttttaaaaactgcatgactaatattgaaaaaaaattagaagtagAATATTGATGAATCAATAGGTATAagaagatttattaaaaaaaaaacccagagaaTTCTATATAGGATGTCTTAACATCAGACTTACGTAAGCTTAATCTTGAAGAAATATGAAAACATAACACTAGCAGGAATATTCTTGTGccattagatttattaaatcaaaatagtAATGATGCATAACTTGACATACATATCACAAACATATAATCAAGTGGATGAttgtctctattttttcttttagttttaaggATCATTATCCTTTGCCAGACAGATTGTTTACAATTACTTTTGcaaattgattttaaactttttactcaaataaaaagtaattactaGTACAGGAAATCAAAGGGTTGAACTAGAGAGAGATTCCTTCCAAAAAAAATGATACTCTGTGGactgtattaaaaaaattcaatgttttgttttcatgaacaagaaaaaaaaaatcaattaggaaTTCATAACTTTCTATTTTGAGAAATTATGTCTCTTTTCTTTTGGCTAAGAAGCAATAGTGAAATTTGGAAAAACTATATGGAGTTTTTCCTAGCAATTCAAGGGGTAAATAAGGAGACATGTATAACGCTTCTTGGTGGCCAAATCTTGCTATCAATCATCTAATTAGATACGCAATCGTGTCCTCTACCACATGGTGTGGTGCGTGTAGATAAATAATAGGTAGATTGCCATCGATCAtcaattgttttctttcttgacAACTAAAGTGCATAATTAtcctctttgtttgttgtttatcaaatcaaatatgtTTACCAAATCCAAGCGGCTTGGGTATGACAACCCTTTGCAAGTGTACTGTGGATCAAGACATGGTCCATTGTAGACTTGGAAAGTGAATTTTCCAAGCTCTGAAGGCTTGGGATGGGGCTAATATTGTCTTTTCACAAAAAGTcaaattatcattttgtccTTTGGTTGAAAAAATTGAAGCCCTGGTTGTAggggtattttagtattttttttataagctcATTGGTCATTAAATGTTTGAGCGGGAGTATGATagtcttttaatgtttatttgcatagtaataatattattctacctCCAaggttaataaaattaagactTGTTGCCCAATGGTTTTTTGGACCTTTTACAAAttgttaaatagttaaaatacatctttaacattgtgaaaaataaaaaaataaggttcgCATATAtaggtatttttgtttttccacattgttttttgtataataatCACAGCAaccctttaatttctttttacaaCAACCCTTCAATTTCTTGGCAATCTCAATGCCAAGTGTCTGGCAGCCCAACACCAGGTGTCTGGAGCCTAGGGCTTGTAGCCTCACCTAAACCTAAATTGACTATTACTCCGTAACCAAAATGACAACCCCACCTCCCTTGCAGTCTTTACAATTCTACATAGATTGGTAACTGTATCATTACATCGCtccaatctataatattttttaataaaaaacaaacctaaacaATACATTTCACTATGAAATCATTCATAATCAACAATAATTCATTCTACAGTATAAGAtcccttttaattataattaattccgTGATCCCTTGACATCTATCAGCAATGAGCTAGAAATCGACtggttaaaaagataaaacGTTCATCAGTAACTGTAAAAACGAGTGGATAGTCTGGATGGACACATTTGAGCATTTGATAAAGTGGGACCATTTGCGGTGGTCCATCACTCTACGAGTATGAAGAAATCTGGCCGtgtgatcaaaataaattacgtacaaaaaaggaagaaagaaagagttgGCCGTGCGAGACAAACCAACCTGCCTGCAAAATTCACCTCCAAACTCTCTGATAAAGAGCGGACAAGAAGACAAAGCAAGCACAGCACCCACCcgcagagaaagagaaagatggCATCTGACATAGGATGCTGTAGTAGCAAGTTTATGTTGTATatggtaataataataggaTTGGTGACTTTTGCTGGCCTGATGGCTGGCTTAACTCTTGGTCTCATGTCTTTGGGCCTTGTCGACCTTGAAGTCCTCATCAAGTCTGGCCGTCCTCAGGATCGCATCCACGCCGGTACTCTCACAATCCCACTTTGAAAATAATGCGACTATAATTTAGTTTTGCCCATTTTCCCATATTCTTTTAGTAATTAATATGCGTTTAGATTACGCTGTTAAGTCACTTGACTATACTTTATGAGTGGATGAAGAAGTGATGATTTGTGGCAGCTAAAATATTTCCAGTGGTAAAGAATCAGCATCTTTTGCTGTGCACTCTTTTGATCGGGAACTCTTTAGCAATGGAGGTAGTTCTAAATATATGATGGGTTCTTGTTTTCTTGACTAAGAagttgttaaattttaattttgtattgtttatttacaCTGTTGTTTgtctctttgtcttcttttaaGGCTCTTCCTATATTCTTGGACAAGCTTGTTCCTCCTTGGGCTGCAGTATTAGCATCAGTGACTCTCATATTAATGTTTGGAGAGGTAGATCATGATTGAAGTGTTAAACTTGAGTATTTTATCTGTTCTCATTTTAGAAGTTATCTGCTTGGTATGTTTAGAAAGGAATCTTCTGGGTCTTTATGCTTATGGTTATTTGATAACAGATATTGCCACAAGCAGTTTGTACTCGTTATGGCTTGACTGTTGGAGCAACGTTGGCGCCTCTTGTCCGTGTTCTTCTTTTGCTATTCTTTCCCATTTCTTATCCAATTAGCAAGGTATAGTGGATTTCTGGTTCTGAGTATATGATTAGGATAAGTTTTATTCTGTGCTAGTCAATTTGGCTGCTGCCAATTTGGCATAGTTGTGAGGaaccaaatattatttgatgcaggagtttttaaggaaaaatagttttttcttaaaagccACCTGCATCAATATTGTTGTCTGAGTTTGTTATGTGTTAATTTGTTTGTCGTAAATGCTCTGTCTTGTGTAGGTTCTGGATTGGATGCTTGGCAAGGGACACGCTGTCCTTTTACGGAGAGCAGAGCTCAAaacttttgttaattttcatgGCAATGAGGTATTTAACTTAATTTGAAACTAATTATAACTGTCTCCTTTGGAAGCTTACATAAGCCAGCAATTTTAAGGGAAACATAACCCTTGTGGCTCGTGCTTTGAAGCCCATTCCCAACTTATGGACATCATACTTCGGCTAATTTACAGACCAAGCCCGCCGATCATGGTTTCTAATATGCAGAAAACTTTTCTCATATAGGCAGGGAGAGGCGGGGACTTGACACATGATGAGACTACTATAATTACTGGTGCTCTAGAATTGACTGAAAAGACTGCAAAAGATGCGATGACTCCCATATCGAAGGCATTTTCCCTTGATCTGGATGCAACTCTTAATTTGTGGGTTTATGAATTCCTTCCAATTCTCGTCATCATGTTTcacttgtttttcttatttttctgaCCAAAAGCTATTTGTGCAATCTAGGGAAACATTGAATGCAATAATGACGATGGGCCATAGTAGAGTCCCAGTTTATGCAGGAAAACCAACAAATATTATTGGACTTTTTCTGGTAATCGCATTTCTTTCTATATAAACTTGTTATGGTAATCACATTTCTTTATAGTGGATATCAAGAATAGTAACATTTGTTGTTCGTGTTCTTTGATGGCATACCTCATATGATAATGTTTCTGTTTGTTATTGATTGAGATTAGATTCTAAAACTTGCTcgttcttcctttcttttggttctttatTCTTTGTTAATGTTCTGACactcatattttataaaacatcaGGAGATTGTTAGGCTAAACCCCATGCACTGAGGTGTAAAGTTGGCATGCAGTTTGCTAGCTTTAGTCAAACCAAGAACTTCTGTTTAGAAGTTTTAGAAATGCTCTTGGATGCAGTTGAAACTATAAAATGGTCCCGGGCAACATTTGATgccataatgaaaaaaagaaaagaaaaaaaagagtacaaCCAAACAAATGAAGTGACTGCTAGTTGAATTCATCTATTGTGTATGTTATTTGCACACTTCACAAATGTTATATTAAGATATACTCAACAATCCTAACCTTCATTATTTTCACCGGAGTTTATCACAGCCTTCCTACCCATTGTAAATTATTTGTCTGTAGATGATGCACTTTCTTCTTTATGCTATTCCCTGGAACTTATTATTTCCACATGGGCGCAGGTGAAGAACCTTTTAGCAGTTGATCCGGAAGATGCAGTTcctctaaaaaaaatgatcatacGGAAAATTCCGCGGTATGTCTATTCCTTGTTTTCCTTGTTTATCTTATTTAATGAGAGACTATGATGGTGTGTGATTCAGCATGGGATATGGTATGGGAGTTGGGACATGAAATGCAACTACAACCCGATGTCAATTGATTGAATTAACTTATGTGTAGTTACATATTGTTTGCTTGTATCAAGGAGCTTACCTTATTCTTCTCTTGCTTTTTGTTCATTCTACAGGGTTTCTGAAGACTTGCCTCTATATGACATCCTAAATGAATTTCAGAAGGGTCACAGCCACATTGCTGTTGTATACAAAGATTTGAATGCTAATAAAGAGACACCAAAGAATGAGTTCAAGGACAGCTGCAGGAAGAGGGGCAAAACTGAAACATCACACGAGAAAGGTGAGAGCTAAGAAATTGCAAGAGAGACCTCTGTTAAGTGTCAATGATCCATACTTTTATAATAGAAACTATTTCTACATCCTTTTTCCATTGTTGAGACTTGAAACTCGTCATTTTGCCACTGAGAATACCTCATCTACTGCTTTATTTGATTCTATCATGATTCATACTGCAAGGTGAATTAAGCATTCTTCACTTCTGTAGGATGCATGGTTTATTGCATTGAAATAACCTGTTGATTGATTATTGCCAGGTGATAGTGAGGTCGGCTCTACTTCTGCTATCCCAAATAAGAAGGCTGCTTGGGACTCGGATGATAATCAGACTGCTGCAACTAAGAATGATGGAGGCCAACAGATTAAGAAGAGTCCACCTTCTACTCCTCCTGCCTTTAAGAAGCGACACAAAGGTTGTTCATTTTGCATTTTGGACGTTGAGAAGGCTCCCATTCCTGAGTTCCCATCCAATGAAGAAGTTGTTGGTGTAATTACAATGGAGGATGTCATCGAAGAACTTCTTCAGGTAAAGATGCCATCATTATTCCATGGCATACATATTATGGCCTGACTGGTACTGGGATCAAACTTCAGGGGTTTTGAACCCACTAGCATCTGGCTCTGGTTATGTGTCCTTGGACAAATCTTCCTTATATTGATGAGATGATAGTGACATTTTCACAATAGAATTTCATCTCCTATGACATGGAATACTTCCAGACTCTACTGGAACAGTGCGGAGACTGTGTGCTTAAGCAAAATGTGAGACTGTCGCCTGTTGTTGTACTTTCAAATATTAGGGACAAGTAATTGAAACTGCTTATATGATACTATCATTCCTAGGGAAGAGCTGAAGCAGCTAAAGAGGTCTTAATCTCAATCATTCTAATCTCAATCTGCTAATGTTTTCTTATGTCAGGAGGAGATCTTGGATGAAACTGATGAGTACGTCAATATACACAACAGGTAAAGATCAAGTTTCTCTCCTTTTATTTGCTTATGTTGCATCCATATGTGAAATCTGCAAAGTAATGGAATTGCTCTGTGTGACAAGTCAAAGGCTCATCTTATTTTAGGTCAGTTTATAAAAGATGAATTGGAGCAGCTTTGGCATCATCCATTTTGTTTTGAGCAAATTGAAGGAACCTCCTGGTTTCTTGATTTGCTGCCCTGCCCTTTAGCCTTGATTGAACCATGTGGCAATATCTCACGTGAAATCCAAAAATGACTCGTGTCTTCGCAATGCAGGATAAAGATCAATATGCATGCATCTCAGGACAAGGCTCCCCAGTCAACTTCACTGCCATCTGCCAATGACGCATCTGTCACAGGCACTGCATCCCCAACATCACTGTTGTCCATGGCTCCAACACCAACCCTTTCCGTCTCGAGTGGCACTTCGTTAACCAGCTCACCAACCACCACAAATCAAGTTTCCGAGGGAGACTCCTCAAAGAACCAATAATATTTGTAGTTGTCTttgttgatatattgatattaacataGATCAAAGATACCAGGAAAAATATAGGGATCAATTACCTTGGTAGAAATCAATGGTCGACTTGGTGTAAGTAATTAGGCAGATATACACTGCTGCTATTTGTTCCATGTGCTTGATTGCATAACAGGATGATTGTGCTTAAGATCATAAAAGTgctgtaaaaaaaatcttctattATGTgtatgaaattcaaaaactcTCTAGTTTTCATGAATTCGGAGTTTTCCATGTATCTCCAAATTCTGTGAAGGGCTGCATGAATCTACGGGGCCTGACAGCTCAGGGTCAGCCTCTGGCCGACTTGGCAATGTAAGAACTCACGTGCAATCATGCTAGTTTCGGCATTTTGATCGTGTTTGTTAGTGCGGGTATTACACAAGACAACTTCAGGagtgttaaaaaaaaccgaCTCGAGAAAATCAAATTGAGAGAACCaaagaaatcaatttaaaaacaaaaaatcattagGTGGTTTTACAAAGTTAAAACTAATTGAACTAGTTCAACTGAATTTGACCCaactaaaaatacaaatacaaggGTTATAAATAGAAACTTGACTAAACCTTGAGACacttttccctttttatttttgtttcagcCGTGGCCCTCCTCTACCTCTCTCCccccctctccctccctccctctccaaTAATTTACCTAATTATGTAATGCCTTCTCACTGGCTTGTCTTGCTGCTCTTAAATTTGATATTGAAGATTCGACCCTAAGATTTGTTGTACAATAGGCTGGTCTAGGTTCAACCACTCTCACTGTTACAGCTGCGAGACGAACGGTTCCTACCTGGAAGGAATCCGGTTGCTACGGGGTGGATGGGAAGAATAGGAAGGGGAATTGGGTTACGGTGAGGATGGTGATAATGAACACAAATACAATACAGTTTTTTAGAGTCCTGAAAAACAGGAGTTCATaagtttttcatttctttcttgttttcctgGTCTGTTACA is a window encoding:
- the LOC133681410 gene encoding DUF21 domain-containing protein At1g47330: MASDIGCCSSKFMLYMVIIIGLVTFAGLMAGLTLGLMSLGLVDLEVLIKSGRPQDRIHAAKIFPVVKNQHLLLCTLLIGNSLAMEALPIFLDKLVPPWAAVLASVTLILMFGEILPQAVCTRYGLTVGATLAPLVRVLLLLFFPISYPISKVLDWMLGKGHAVLLRRAELKTFVNFHGNEAGRGGDLTHDETTIITGALELTEKTAKDAMTPISKAFSLDLDATLNLETLNAIMTMGHSRVPVYAGKPTNIIGLFLVKNLLAVDPEDAVPLKKMIIRKIPRVSEDLPLYDILNEFQKGHSHIAVVYKDLNANKETPKNEFKDSCRKRGKTETSHEKGDSEVGSTSAIPNKKAAWDSDDNQTAATKNDGGQQIKKSPPSTPPAFKKRHKGCSFCILDVEKAPIPEFPSNEEVVGVITMEDVIEELLQEEILDETDEYVNIHNRIKINMHASQDKAPQSTSLPSANDASVTGTASPTSLLSMAPTPTLSVSSGTSLTSSPTTTNQVSEGDSSKNQ